GTCCTGAGCAACGATCGCTGCTAATTTGTTATTGACTACAACTAATATTGGTACCTCATCACTATCAAGCTCAAATCCTAGCACTTCACCATTTTTCCAGAGTGATATTTATGAAAGGCAAAGGCATGAGGGACTGAAAAATCTGGAGGATATTGAATCTGACTTGGAGAGTGAAAGGCTAAGTTTATCTTCAAAAAAGTTCATATATTCTGAATAAGTTTATCTTCAAGATATTAGTgaatttttacttatttatttctttatcattCTTAGAGAtgtttatattatgtattattaCATGAATATCAAAGATGTTAGGtacaatgttctgaaaatcggaccggatCGGCCGGTTCAATCAGATTAACCGAAAATCAGTCACCTAACCGGTCCACCAACAGAACCGCCCTGCAAAAAATCGGTTTAAAAACTGGCCGAACCGGTAGTTAACCGGCGAACCGGGCCGGTTTCTGCAGGTACCGGTTTTCTCTCCTGATAATGAAACGGCGCcgttttgctttttttttaaaaaaaaaagttaagaacGCGTGATGAATTGATGAGCCAGCCACTTTAGCATACCCTAATCCCTAATATGCTAATCCAGGAAGCCTGCCCCCAAGCCTAGCTTCCACCACCGCCTTGTGCCTCTATTGCCGCCGTGCCGTTCGTCGCACCGACCCCTGTTCGCTCTCAGACTCACCAGTCGCAGGCACGCTATTTCTTCCTCGAGCGTCCGTCGTCTTCCTCTTCCCCTGAAGCTGCTGCATGCCTGCATACGAAGGAGGAAGGACAACAGACCTGAATCGAAACTGACGCCGGAGCTAGGGTCACTCACCGTCGCGGGTCACATACTTATCCTTATTAGTGGTTACATTCATATGATTTTCTTAACAGTTAATGATTATTTATCCGCTTTGATTTCCTTGACATAACATAAATAGTTAGTATTATTATAGTTATAAGTGTTTTAAACTTTACTTGGCAGTGCTAATCGAGGTGATAGCTTAGATCGTAATATTGATGAAAAAATCGCTCAACAAAGGATTTCTTGATTCTTGTAagtgaaaattttttcaaataggCACCAAAAACTGGTTACAATTTGCTAAAATTCAAATTAGTTTGATATTTTTTACTGTGGTGGGTGGTTTTAGCAAACAGGAAGAACTGAATTATATAATATGCACTTGACTTAGTATAGATGCACAATGGGTAATCCCTTGAGGGACATTTATTTATAGACACACTTTTATGTGAAAGATATTGTTGATATTGATTTATCTTGACATGCTTACTTACCTTTGGATCTTGTTAAACAAGCTAAATGTAGAGATTGATAACTTGTTTTCATTATATCAGGAAGGTCATGAGGAAGCTCAAGAAGAGTTGCCTAAGAAAGCAAAAATCTTCTTTAGTACTGCAGTTCAGAACTGGGATGCTGACTTTTATGTGAAAGTTGATGACAGTATTGACATTGATCTGGGTAAAGAGTGTTTATATTTTGATCTCCTTAtatagtgtgtgtgtgttttttttttgataagcagttaactattttttttttcaatatgaaATTATTGACACATTTTTTTATATGTTGACTGGCCTAACAGAGGGATTAATTGACCTTCTTAACCGCCACCACGGTCAGGATGGGGCATATATTGGATGCATGAAATCTGGAGAAGTGATATCATAAGAGTACTTTCTTTAACTGAGTGAATTAtgatttcatatattttatttcatgataAGTTATCCGTGCCCCTTTCCTGCCTATGGTTATACTTCTGTTTGTTGTTAGTTCTCCTTCACCAAATGTTAAATATGTAACCAAATACAAGTTGAATCTTGCCAGTTTTGGATTAAGCTTATAAGCATCATTTTGGTTGCTTTTCAGGGGCAAGGCATGCTACGAGCCTGAATGGTGGAAATTTGGGGATGAAAAGTCGTAAGTGATATAACTTTCTATGGAAGTTTTTGTTTATTAAAGGAGAGATTTAAGTAGCAATGATTACCTTACTGCAATTACCTTGTCATACCTTGTCATTTATGTGCGTTTTGAATATTGTCATTTGAAGTTGTTTATGACCTTTTAATGATAAATTGTGTATTGTTCATTTtgtgaaattgttaaattttgaattttattagtttaaaaattataaaattatgtattcaattttgtataatttcactctatatttaattaaaccggttcaacCACGGTTCAATCATTGAACTATTAAACCAGTCACTTgaccggttcgatgaccggtccaGTTCTCGCAACCTTAGTTAGGTATGATTATGATCGATACAAGCGACCCTTTTgtttaagaataatttttattattttagaaatattatataatattattatgtatcttcttttattttatattatttgactaatttaattaaaaatacaaaattatatatataatcatattactaaatattaggttttagaaaaaaattatatatatatatatatatatatatataaattaaaaaaaaaacagtgagGGCATAAGGCTACGATTATATAATATAGCTATAGGTATATAATATTACTATGTTTTTAAAGTGATGTAGTTAAGTGTGACCTATTCTTCTTAATTTGGTAAGAATAGAAGTTGAAAAGCATAGTCTTTGGTCCTGAATAGTATCATTAAAGAAGGCTATATTTTCAAAGGccaaaaatatagtttttggtaCAAAAAAACATAGTCTCCGAGAATAGACAACACTCGAATAGACATCTCCCACTAAAAGGTCTTTATAACCTAAAATGtgtagtcttttttttttcactttagcTATACTTTTTAAGTGTGGCtgaatagatatttttttaatgttaatttaatattttaatatcttattatTAGCTTACAAAATTTTCAATCTACTCCTAAATATATATGATTCacttaagaaaaatgaaaaatgcaCCAAATATGCCTGAATTATTAGAGAATGCGAGAATTATAACCAAGAGCTTGGCAGCATTCAGTTGTTTACCGTAACTAGAAGCAACCTTGAACATAAAAGAAAAGAACTagcaaaacaaacaaattcaaattcaaatttatttgAAACGAAAACTTCTAGAAGATTCAATTTGGATCAAGAGTAAGTAAGAACCATCAGCTGTTTTGCGAATCATTTCCGAGCCTCCGTGTCTTTCAGCTTCGACGCTTCAACCACGGCAATCTCCTTCAGTGACTCAGCTTCGGAGTCATGTATATGATCGTTGCCACCCCACTGTCGTGATGATCACCACCTCCCACTCCTTGCGTTGCCCGTGGAAAGATCACTCCCCATCGTTGCACGGCACGTGGCACAATCTTGTTGTTCACAAAACCGTGGCCTATGGATGAACAATACAACCTGTGCTAACTACAAATCCTAGCCCGTGAGAAAAGACGAAAGAGAGGGGGGAAGTAAGAGAGAGAGCGTACGCGCGTGGATTCGAATGGAAGGCCAAAGGCGCGGGTAACTTCGGTTCACACTCCCAAGGACAAATCTGTCTTTCTAGACCACCGTATAAGTACCGTAGTTGGCAGTTGGCACATAATGTATTTCGTGGGTAAAAAAGCAGTTTCCTTTTAAAATAGATTAGCTGACGTTGTTGTGATATCTCATATCTCTGAAACATAAAACCCTACTCTATCTCCATCACTCCACTCCGTGGGAGCAGTTATGGGAGCGTAGTGTTGTTTAGTGGCATTAGAAGGCgaaggacaaagaaaaaggcttttTGTTTTTGCGGTGTCAAGTTTCAGGTACATGGAGGCGGAGGAATCCCGGTCCCAGTTACCGGGAGACGAAGCAACAGCGGTTGAGGTAACCGCTGAGCAACTGGTGGCGAGGGCCATAGCTCCCATCAAGAAGGAATTCCTTCGCCCACCACCTGTTCGCTCTTCCTCCGCAGACAACGAAGCCGCTGCCGCCGCCACCAATGATAATAAGAACCCTGCTCATCCTGGTTCGGGTCTTCTAAAGGACAAGAAGTCCAAGCGCCAGCTCAAGCGTGAACGCCGTCAGGTTAGCTACGATTCCCTTCTTcccttcattcattcattcatttcataTTCAATTCCTATTTTTTAAACCATTCCAAACACTGTCTCTGCAGGAGCAAAAGTCGGCACGAAACCTCTGCCCGGAAGTTGCAAAGACCGGTGATGTTACTTCATGTCCTTATAAAGACAAATGCCGCTACAGCCATGATATTGAAGCCTTCAAGGCCCAGGTACTGTACttaattgctttcttttgtttgatGCCCACCACATGTTTGTTTATGCTCTGAATTATAACCTTTGTTGGAAATAAATGTTGTTTCATCACTAAGTAAGAAAATGCCTTTAAGTGCAGAAACCAGCTGATCTAGAAGGACAATGTCCTTTTGTTAAGTCTGGAGGGCCTTGCCCTTATGGGTTAGCATGTAGATTTTCAAGTACCCATGAAGATGGTGTTCTTTCTTCTACTGGCCATCTCAACGGTCTTAAGAACAGTTCTGAGGTTAATGGATTGAGCAAAGATGTTCAGAAGCTTCtgtggaaaaataagatgaggtTCTCCAAGGCTGATGCCAAACTCAAAAGTCTTGGCCTCTTGGTATGTTGATTATTCTTTAACTTACATGCTTCTTTATCTatgattttatgttttatttctcccTTTCCCTATGAAATACCCGGAAAAGTGAAGACTTTTTACCTGTTGTAGTTGAATAAAGTATAGCTAATTAGTTTGAAGTGGTGTTTTTCTAACAGTTTTTGTTACTTAATTAGTAGGTTATGAAGCAGACCCACACGAGTAAAATGCTTGTGTGGGGTACTTAAAATGTTAAACTTAGAAACTGAGAAAATAAACTAGGTCAACTTTAATATCCAATTCCAATACACATGCAAATCTTCGTTATCATGCTCCTAGCTTTGCTTTGTGATTCTTCCTTTGGTTCATTTTATTATCTGGCAAAGATTTGATAACTGTTTCTGCCTTTTTTTATGCTTCTCCTTTAAGCCTGTCTCTGATGACAAGAAGCGTCATTTTAATTGCCAATTGTATTCATTCCATATTTGATTCATCTTACCTTTCTTCTCGCTGCCCTCCTCTCTTCTGAAAAAAAATTCAGTGCCCCAAGTCAAAAATGAAGGACATGGAAAATAAAGATGGTGAAAATGGCGGTTCAAATAAGTGTAGCCTTTCGGATGACAATGGGTGTTGTGAAGTAGCCTCTGACTTGGGTCCTAAGTTGGAAGAAGCTATAAAGGATGATGATGCTGATGCAAAATATGAAACCGATGAACTTTGTCcacagaaaagaagaaaaactggAGTAAATTGTGATCCTAGTGAGATAGAAAAAGGTCATATCTTCATCTCCAGATTTTTTATGGTTTGGAATCAATAAATGGAgtaattttatgttcttttacctTAGAGTTAATGTAACTTTTTTCCATACTGCTGAAACAGGTGTGAATGTTACTGAAGAAATTGAAAGAGGCAGCATAAATACTGAACCAGAAGCAGGATGTGATACTTTAACCATAAAAACTGATCTAAGTCTGAAGTTACATCCACGTGAAAAGAAGCTTATTGATTTTAGGGACAAATTGTATCTTGCACCCTTGACCACAGTTGGAAATCTCCCTTTTAGGAGGGTTTGCAAAGTATTAGGAGCTGATGTAACATGTGGTGAGATGGCAATGTGCACAAATCTTTTGCAGGTACATACATGGTTTTTCTGCTAGTTGATTTTATTGCCTTGTTTCATTGTGTTGTGGTGTATATCTTCTTTTTGGTGAGTGTTTCCTCTTATGCTGGCTACTTTACTTTTAGCTTTGCCAGTTTCAGCAGCATTGAGCTACTGAGTTTTTGCAATCATCACAGGCTTTTCTGATACAGTTGAGAGCTCTCCTTTTCTCCTAAAGCTTTTGAGATTGACCCATACCCAGTAAATTCATAATGTTGCATAGAAAATTTTCCTCCAAATATGGGAATCTTAGTATCAGGATTTAGAAACCATTAGTTGATGCATGCTTTAAAATTAGTTGTGTTGTTCTAGTTATAATTtgtatatctatttatttttctcttctgcTTGTTCTATACTCTTAAATTTAGCTTTCTAAAGTCCCCGTCCCCtgccttctctctctctcataaatTATATTCTGCAGAATCTGCACAACTTCATCTTTGCCATGTTTTCCTCCGCATTTAAGCCTTTTTTTCATTCTGTAGCGAAGCTACATTTACATTCcatttgttttgattttgctaTGGTTGTAGGGTCAAGCTTCTGAATGGGCATTGCTGAGACGTCATTCATCTGAAGATTTATTTGGTGTACAAATCTGTGGTGCATATCCAGATACTGTGGCTCGCACTGTTGAACTAATAGAACAAGAATGTACAATAGATTTTATTGATATAAATATGGGTTGCCCTATTGACATTGTTGTGAATAAGGGTGCTGGATCAGCTCTTCTGACAAAACCAATGCGGATGAAAAATATTGTTGAAGTAGCTTCAAGCACAGTGGATAAACCAATAACTATCAAGGTATTTGTAATGCTAAGTACTTTACATTTGCTGTTGGCCATTCTTCTGTTTGTTGGGTTTGATATGGTATCATATTCAAGGCAGCATCTTGATATCTTCTTTTGCCCACTTTTCTCCTAATGAACTCCTATCACCTTTTGCCGGGGAAAAATAAATATTACTTTAAATTTTTCTCAATGAGTATGCTCAACTTGTGCGTACATCTGTTTAACCAGGTACGGACTGCTTATTTTGAAGGAAAGAATCGCATTGATTCTCTCATTGCAGACATGGGCTCTTGGGGAGCTGGCGCAGTAACAATACATGGAAGGTCACGTCAACAGCGCTATAGCAAGCTTGCTGATTGGGATTACATATACCAGTGTGGAAGGAAGGCCCCTAAGACATTGCCAGTAGTGGGGAATGGGGATGTTTTTTCGTTTGTAGACTGGAATAACCACAGAACTGCATGTCCTGAACTTGCTACCTGCATGGTTGCTCGTGGTGCTCTGATTAAAGTTAGTATCCTTGGTTCAAGTGTCCATTCTTTTATTCTCTGGACTTTATTGTTATGTTATTTGATCTTGAAATTATCACCTGGAATTATGGTTGCCAGTAGTATATTTCGGATATTTTAACTAATGATTATGTTATGCAGCCTTGGATATTTACTGAGATCAAGGAACAGAGACATTGGGACATCAGTTCTGGTGAGCGACTAAATATTCTCAAAGAGTTTGTGCATTTTGGCCTTGAACACTGGGGATCTGACACAAAAGGtatgttctctctctctctctctctctccctctctctctctctctctctctctctctctctctctctcttcttttgagTTGTGGTAGGCAAgtagttttattatatttgtataattGCAAGACATTATTTTTTGTTGTCAGATAGTTGCATACATGAAgtaatgtatgtatgtatgatctCCATACAGACTAGGTAGCTCCAGTTTATGTCATCTTCATGCAAACCAAACAATAAGTGTGTAGTGGAGGGTCctttaaatgaatattttagcGGTATTATTTGGATTAACTACTTACAATGTATGCATGCACATAGTAATTTGGATTTATCGATGCTTATTTTGCTTCATGTTTTGTTTACTATTGTGGATATGTATTGTGTTACAGGAGTGGAGACGACGAGGCGGTTCTTGTTGGAATGGCTTAGCTACACTTGTAGGTACGTACCTGTTGGTCTTCTGGAAGTGATTCCACAACGAATAAACTGGCGTCCACCTTCTTACTATGGGCGAGATGAGCTTGAGACGCTGATGGCCTCAGACTCAGCAGCTGATTGGGTATGCAattctttacatattttattattaGGCTATGTTTTTCGATTTGTTTGGGTGTGTGTTTCCTTGGAGGTGTATTCCGACATCTGCTGTCTCCTATGGCAGAAATAGACTAGTTTGTTCTATAGTATGTAGACGGTGAAAATGCTTCCTGTTGAAAGATGGAGATTGAGTTAAATGAcacttctaattatttattttaaatacaatCTATGAAATCGTTTtcaaacaagtcaatatgattatCATTAGTTGTTCAGCTTATGTAGAAACTTTAAACTACCtaattgataaataattagaattgaaattagaAAATAGCAACAAAGCAACAAGCCTACGAAATTTGAAATCATTTTCTGGAATTAAGCTTGATGCGTTATATTATCATTTAAGCATCTTTCTTACCATAAAACATCTTATCATCCCCCCGATTCATGCTGCTAAGGAGTGATTATCCTATTTGCCTTTTGCCTTTTCATATGCAGATACGCATATCAGAGATGCTACTAGGCAAGGTTCCGGATGGCTTTACATTTGCTCCAAAGCATAAATCAAATGCTTACGATAGAGCCGAAAATGGCTGACCCTGCAATTTTCTTTCCAATGCTGGTTCTGATGAGAAGCAACTGCTGACTCATGAACATGCCTTGACATTAGCCAATGCTGTGGAGAGTAGAACTACACTATAGACTATAGAGAGCAATTTATGTTCTTTGATTTGGGGAGTATTTCATCGTTGACCATTTGACCTTTAGTTTTCAACGCATATAGCACCAAGTGAAATAACAATTGGCATTTGAAGTGTAAGCAATAATTGTTTTACATTGCATTACCCATCCCTTGCCTTACGTGCTCGGGTCAACCTGCACATTTAGGCCTGATTGgtgtatttttttatatcttttttgttattttatgaaggaaaaaataaaagtaaaaaataaaaatgaaaaattatttttattttctatttcacaaacttttgaaaatagaaaaaattaaaaatgaaataagTTAAAATGCACACCAAATATAttcttaattatctttttttggtcaactgtttcaATTAACTTTAGAGTTTCACTGAGGATGGATGGTTAACCTCAGATAGATGCATATGTATTATATGGAAGAGTTTTAAATGTTTATGAAACACTggtattctaataattttaactgttaattttaattataaaaaatatattatatattaaatgaaaTTAACATTTAAAATTAATGAAGATCGATTTTTAGTAAttaggggtgtgcaaaaaaactggtttcactgaattgaattgaaactgaactgaaactgttttaaataaaccagtttttttaaataaaaaactgaactgaaaccacagtttttatgaaaaaccagtttattaaaaactagtttttatggttcagtttagttttaaaccaaattaaaactggttttatttaaactccaaaattaattttacatactctttctttctctttctcccttcactctctctctctcccctttctctctctctctctctctctccccctctccctctcccttccttcccctctctcttcctctctctctctcatctctctcctctctttctcccactcctctctctctctctctctctcaccccctttctctttctccctctcctttttcctctctctctctctctctcctctaccTCTCCttccctttccttcttctctctcctcccctttctcttcctctatctctctctcccctttttttctctctctcctctccctcctctctctctccctcccctttttcttcctctctctctcttcttctcctctttctccccctcctctcttccttctctctctctctctttcgctctctccccctcctatttgtctccctctttttctctctcttcctatccttctctctctcccactctttctttttcctctctctcccttctctctctctctctctctctctctctttctttctccttttcccCCTCTTCCTCTCCCTTCCTtcccctctctcttcctctctctctcgtctctccctcctctctctcccctcccctctttcttctctctctctctctctctctctctctctctctctctctctcttttcccctcctctttctccctctccctccattcctcctctctctctctccccctctccctcccccttccttcttctctctcttcctctctctctctctccctttttttctctccctcctctctctatctctcctcctcccttctttcttcctctctctctctctctctctctctctctccttctcctctttctccctctcatctctctctctttttttttctatcgctttctctctctttccttttctccctctccctctctctcccctcccatccccttctctctctctctccctcccttccccttctctctctcttcctcttttcccTCTTTCCCCTTTTGTTTCTATGCTCTCTGCCCTCTTTCCACCT
This region of Arachis hypogaea cultivar Tifrunner chromosome 8, arahy.Tifrunner.gnm2.J5K5, whole genome shotgun sequence genomic DNA includes:
- the LOC112705779 gene encoding tRNA-dihydrouridine(47) synthase [NAD(P)(+)]-like codes for the protein MEAEESRSQLPGDEATAVEVTAEQLVARAIAPIKKEFLRPPPVRSSSADNEAAAAATNDNKNPAHPGSGLLKDKKSKRQLKRERRQEQKSARNLCPEVAKTGDVTSCPYKDKCRYSHDIEAFKAQKPADLEGQCPFVKSGGPCPYGLACRFSSTHEDGVLSSTGHLNGLKNSSEVNGLSKDVQKLLWKNKMRFSKADAKLKSLGLLCPKSKMKDMENKDGENGGSNKCSLSDDNGCCEVASDLGPKLEEAIKDDDADAKYETDELCPQKRRKTGVNCDPSEIEKGVNVTEEIERGSINTEPEAGCDTLTIKTDLSLKLHPREKKLIDFRDKLYLAPLTTVGNLPFRRVCKVLGADVTCGEMAMCTNLLQGQASEWALLRRHSSEDLFGVQICGAYPDTVARTVELIEQECTIDFIDINMGCPIDIVVNKGAGSALLTKPMRMKNIVEVASSTVDKPITIKVRTAYFEGKNRIDSLIADMGSWGAGAVTIHGRSRQQRYSKLADWDYIYQCGRKAPKTLPVVGNGDVFSFVDWNNHRTACPELATCMVARGALIKPWIFTEIKEQRHWDISSGERLNILKEFVHFGLEHWGSDTKGVETTRRFLLEWLSYTCRYVPVGLLEVIPQRINWRPPSYYGRDELETLMASDSAADWIRISEMLLGKVPDGFTFAPKHKSNAYDRAENG